ACCCAATTAAAACTCTAAATTGTTTTACCAAAAAGATGTAATGACTTAAATGTGTCAAATTATCATTGACAATCAACATGATTAATACTTTTGAATGCATGTCAAGAAGCAAGACGAATGGATCAActatttatcaattaaaaatgagatgtaacaaaacctaaatattaaaatataattagtaattttgcatttgcaaaaacaagaacaattgtttttaaataaataataataataatataaaaagttaaaaaataatatttaatttatatttaaatataaacaaaaaagcCTCACTTAAGCCTTTTTCTTAGGTCTCAATCAGTATTTAGACCAACCTCTCTAAAGTATTAGACTTTAGGTTGTGTGCACAGCTTTAAGAACTTTTGCATACCAATGGTGGtgccatttttcttttctttttctttctttcttttttttcacatttttcaaaagagTTCGAATTCAGTAAAGATGAGAtgtaaaatttatgttttacaccatttaataaaagattgacacatcaattttttactaaaaattcaatatatccTAATTACACATAATAAATGAGTtatagttagctcaactagtaatgTCTCTGAGATCTGGGATTCGAttcccacctacaccaaaaactgattaatGTCTTggcctaataaaaaaaaaactatcattataagcGGACGCCATACGttgaaactcttaaaaaaaaaatacacataattACATCTCAATAAATTCACAATtaagttagattttcaaatgggtattaaaattgattaaGTGTGATTATGCCCattctttaatatgtaatatgatgATGTGACATATTGGAATTGGATAGGAAAAACTTGGGTTTTACACCatattcttatataatttaatctctttTCAAAATGATAAATAAGATATGTTATTACCACTATATCTAAAAGTAAATTCTTGCTGACTGAACTCCTATAATATGGAAAGAAATTTAAGAAGAAAAggttttttaagtttcaagagAGACTGCAAATCTTTGGTGCAATGGTTattttacaagtataagtgtttttGGAGTATTGAGAGAGGCAAGTCTCCAGAAGAAAACTTCACAcgcatatacacttaaattaggttagaatagaatttctatcttgtaaaaagaagaaaaaaaaaaaaaaaaaagttccaagAGAGATTTATTACCTTCCTTGCATGGAAGTTGCAATATTATCTTCACTCCTTATCTCAAATTGACTATTTCTTAAGGACTAAGTCAGTCGGCACATCTCAGACGTTGTCAATCACAAATAATCACTCTAGGTCTAAGCCTAAGACCCCTGTGAGGCCCCCAAAAtcttaatataattattatttttaacttttaagattAAAAGAAAGTGTATAAATGGGATGTGTGCTCTTGTTCCCACCTACTTACGAGAAcctcaaaatattatattaataaaaacttaACCCTATCGAaactttaaattatttgatcAAAAGGATGTGTTGTGACTTAAATGTGTCAAATTATTGCGACTAACATGATTAATACTTTTGTGCAAATTTCGAAAAGCAAGATGAATAGATAAtatcaactaaaaaaaagatGCAGCAAAacctaaatataaaaatataattaataattttgtatttcaaaaacaagaagagatgTTTATAATGTGTGTATAtgttaattttgtatttcaaaaacaagaagagatgtttataatgtgtgtatatatatatacatatacacccATTATAAAcatctcttcttgtttttgaaatgcaaaattattaattatatttatatatttatagaaagttaaataaataatatttaatttatatttaaatataaacaaaaagcCTCACTAGCTTAAGCTTTTTTTTCTCTGGTCTCAATCAGCATTAGACCAACCCAGTATAAAGTATTAGACTTTAGGTCGTCTGCTACAGCTTTGAAGAACTTTTGCATACCAATGggtgtgccttttttttttttgcctttttcaaaataataaataggtaATGTTATTACCTCTATATCTAAAAGTAAATTCTTGCTGACTGGACTCCTataatatggaaaaaaaaaaatttaagaagaaaaagttttCCAAGTTCCAAGAGAGATTTATTACCTTTGCATGGAAGCTGCTACATTATTTTTCATTCCAATAATCTCAAATTGACTATTTCATAAAGACAAAATCAGTCGGCACATCTCACACgttttcaatcacaaaatatCACTCTAGGCCAAGAAAAGTTGTAATGGTGGACTAGGCGTCAACGTGAGCGTTGTGACTTGTGCGGTTGAAGCAATAATCAGTCACTTTTGAATGTAGTGGCAATCCCAGCAGGTTCATTGCCGTATTTCAGGGTTTTTGGACTAGAGTGGCCAAGAAGATCTTGTCTGCCTTTGCGTTCAACTATTTACAAATAGccaacaaataaattaaggaaAGAGAGGCAAGTGTCACATAGTAGTTGTCATCTCTTAATATTTCAAATTCTCTGTCCatcaactattgaattataaaaaataaaaataaaaaagtgaacaAAAGGAAGGTCAAACTAGACTTCACGAAATGTTTGGGTGATGAATTTATTACTCTGTATGTGTGTAAATCTAGAGATCATAGGTGGAATTTATCATAATATCAGTCCATAGGATTTTTAGGGTGCTTAATGTGCAAAAACATTAGTAGTATGATCAATGACTAAAACTTCGACCACCGGGCCTAGTTGCCCAAGTGGTACCCGTTTCCTCAAGTAACCTCTAGCTCGGGGGTTCGATCCCCCGAATAAACATttacccagcaaaaaaaaaaaaaaaaaaaaaaaaaaactaaaacttcGCTTTCTTGTATTAGAAAAAAGGAGTATTGGGGGGATAAAAACTCATACTTTTGTTCATGAAATTTCCAGGCAGGTGTCTCATCTCCAGCCTATACTCTAAAAAAGGATGAGATATCTGGGTGGTGAGCTCATCATTCTAGATGTGACATAAATCTAGAGATCACATATGTAAGCTATTGTGCTATGCATCCATAAGATTTTCATAATGTcttatgcacaaaaaaaaaaaaatgaatagtctaatcaaaaattaatataccACTTTCTTGTATTAAGAAGAAGTTAAACTCGACACCTTCCTTAAGTATCTAAATTCTAATTGATGTGGAttctatactaaaaaaaaatgtacactaAGTGACTACACTAGACAACGTGTCCTTGTAATATATCAATTATAATGCACgtctctctcaagtctcaatctctctcacacaatacaAACATGAGGTCatgaataatttatattttcttaaatgtTATGATTTTGAGGCTATAAAGATGTTCTAATTGCGTGACAATGACAATGAATTGAATCGCCGCccaaaatcattaatttttagATCAAAATCACTCACATAAACATGAATCATGTGATGATTGAATTGAAAGCCGGAATCGAAGTTGCCTTAGTCTCTAATTTCATTATACTACATAGAATTATAGGAAAACACAAAGTTTAAATGTTCACGTCATTTGATACCAaatctaataatattttttatgaaggccatataaaaaacttgctctTTTAGGCCGTGCTTAGGTCATATGATCGCCATGAGAATATTAATTTGCCTTTTAAGTAAAATTCTATTATCAAAgttccaaaaaatttaaaaaaagaccaaaaaaaaaaccttcaagaTATTATAataagtttaattatttttagattaTCATACTGTTTgtagtttttaaataatgaaataggGCCCGCATTGCATCTTGCCTCATGAAATATACCCTTTATTATCAGGCGAGGCCATGATgctaattgaattttaatatagGTAGGAATAGAActcatgttatttatttaacaataagaaactttatcaattaaattaattaaaattcatagttttttttttttaaaaatttttattatctcgtgaaatatttgatttatttaaaatatgatttgtaattaatttgtatATTAGGAGAAGGTAACTCCTATGCCTACTTctctaaattcaaaaaaaacaacaactacTACTATGCCCACTACATGGGACAGACTTCTAATAAGATAATTATTGGAGCATTAGGTATGCCAGTACTTATAAGATAATTGTTGGTGCGTTAGGCATGCTAGTACTTAAAAAGTTTAgttagtttttaaaatcttttagtattaaattaattttttttatttaagattcAGTGTTATATTACACTAGATAGGCACTAAGAAATACTCTGCAGATATTGTTTCTATCCAATggcataatttatttttttttccattggtTCCAAAAGGAAGGAGACAAACTTTAAGAAATCCACTGCCTCAAATATCTGTGTAGAATTTATGCTAGAGAGTGCTAGTAGTTCCACTTGGTTGGATACATATAAAATGGTATCTACAAGACTAAAACTGATGTGTACGTCATTACAAAGATACAATTCATCTACTTTCACACCTGAGATGGTGCCAGGTATAATTGGTATGCCCTGTTTTTCCaagtcttatttatttaaaggttTGGTTTTCTACCACTGACTGTTAAAGTGAAAAACAGTAAAAACATAGTGCGTGTACACTGATGTCTTACTTTGCAACCCAATTGCGACtaattttctcttttgatttgATTGATCCACGAGAAAACACCGACACAGAGTGAGCCTGAATTCATCTGCAAATTAGTACAATATTTATCAACTAACTAGTTGCTAATAGTTTAATACTATAATGATCATCTCGTGTATTGGATAGATGCATCATGTCTTGTAATGACTCAAGAAAAAACGTTTGTCACATTTGTGATATagaaggactagtcacaattgaagatctatgtagttgttaataaagctcaGTTTAACCTACTATATACTCAAGGTAGAATTCATCACATactcacacaatcaatcaaattaagaCATCACATTTCTCTTATAATCATGAATATATGACCCACAGACTGCGAGAGATCGATATGTTATATACTTTCTTGCATGGTACatagaaaattttgacaaaagatatttatatgtaataattatttgatttttaggCACTAAATAATcagtaaaaatttaaattcaagaaTTTGTAGAGAAGAACCTGCATATTTAGAATTCATTTATAGAAGATCAAACCTaattttataagatttttttgtgttggaTTGCTTTATCCATAAAGAGGTTGAGTTCTGATTAACTTATACTTACATTGTTTAATACTATTTGTAACTCTAAAAGCcaaatttaaagtatatattaaaattataacgtagaaaaatgaaaaatttaaacttttaaaagtaTGTGACAACATTAGTTAacataaaattatcaatttcatttatattatttataaatattaatagctGTAGGGTCCCAATTTGTGGCCCAAACTCAAAGTGTATGGGATCTCGGCCCAATGAattcaatacaataaatttgtagagagtgggtcaaagaactaggtcctaatgaGTTGAACAACGGTTAGTAttgaattaaatgacaatcaagcacaaataagagGTATTAATGTCAATggactttcagtccgaggaggtcacaattatatatattgatcacaGTTAGATACAGagacaatttagattgctacagtgttctctctctatttttccgatCCATCCCCCCATGAAGTGTTTTTCACCCTTATATATCCTCCTTTGGACCATCTTCACcatacacttgttgatcatctgagcccttacttgagtacctgtcccatcagacaccccttctggttttctgtgagttgtggtagccaaggtagtATTGTTCAGAtgtcttcttcacataaatgcgatcagaaaagtagctgtagtgTATTTAATGCGGCGgtgacagcttttccttagatatttttaggtttcctttcttttaatATGTTCATGAGGCATGTCTCAATCATTGGAGTTTTTTGGAGGATTATGCTAATTGATGGAATACATATTGTGAACTATATTCATCATATTCGAGGAGGAGTTTCTACTCGGACAACTTTTCACTTGTTCCCCACCTTTGAAACTTTAATTGGGAACAATTAACAACTATTTGCTCCTCTTTGGACCTATCAATATCTTCGGATAAGCCCCAAAGCCCAATATACTATTTTGGACCCTCGTCCCTACAATAGcatttacctaaaaaaaagtattaataaataaagatgATGAGTTTTAATTAGAGTTCTACCTAATTTAACATTagttgaaactctaaaaataagaaatatagatatatatatatatatattataatgatAAAGcgataaaatatttattttaaaatatttttcatgttaGGACAACTtaataaaaggtaaaaaaaaattatattattgtatatagataaaaatatatacttataCATATAGATTACTTGGATGATGCTTAACATTGGTCAGAAAATTACTTAGaaccatccaaaaaaaaaaaaaacttagaatgTACTGTAATGTTTGTCTTAGTgttatcatttttctaaaaaatgaataattttttaaattattttataaaaaattattgtattcTCCTATGTTTGGTAGTGACTTTACAAATGAGTTGGAAAACCATTTCTTGACTTTTGTTGTTTAGCTTTTTTTATTTGGCTTTACTTGAAATAAAGTTgtttattttagcaaaaaaaaaaaaaaaagctaacatAGGAAAATGTAGAAAAGCATCTTCACATAAGATTTTTCATCGAAACAAATGAATCAGtaacattttgtttgttttaatatataaattctctaaaaaaagtgtcattttccaaattttttatttttgggaaagtTATTTCGTTTTCTTATGTTTGATGACAACCTTACAAATGAACTAAAAACATTATTGGTGAGACAACCTTATTGTCCAAAAAACCTTTAGCAGAGTCAAAagccaacttatttttttaataggatttttcattaattaaagaTGGTTTTCCTTCAACcaatattttctaatatttcTAAACACATAAAAACAGGAAAAAATTGTCTTTACATTAggtttttaacaaaacaaacacaaatagaGACACATGTGTTTGACATTCAAGAATCCTATAACCATACCTTCCTCCTCAACCACCCTTAGAAATGGTGGATGAACACTGATACAAAAACTACTCGAAATTCAATTTACAAGTAACacatgtttttacatttttttcattcaggAATCCTATGAATCACACCTTTCCTCAACGACCCCCTGAAAACGGTATTTTGGGTGATCCCTTAACATTGACATGCACCTAACCAAAACCACCACCGACCAAAAATCCTTAGgacaggtaaaaaaaaaaaaaaacaacaacaacaataaattttagtttttagtttttattaaaataaaagaaaatcctCAACGCACACAAAGTCACAAAAGCAGACAAAGTGTCCGTGTCATCTATCAATTTTGACTCTCCGTTGTCTCAGTTGTGAAACGTGTAAAAAAAACCGAAACTCTAGAAAACTGTTACACTCGGACAATCAAAGTGAGccagaaaaagaaagtttcttTCCCACTTAATATTCCTCTTAAcgttgctttctttctttctctgcGGAATTTTCTCTATCAATCTCTTCCCCTTTAATCTCGCCAGTTTGgtctcaaacaaacaaaaaacaatggCCTAAATTTTTTGTTCCAATTCccttgtttcaactttcaaactTCATTTTCTACAAGTGGAATGTCCACTATCTTATATGAACGTTGATTGAGAAATTTTCTGTGCCCATGTCACTCTCCACCTTCCTTTAACTTTGCTTAGAATTgaggggaattttttttaaaaaaaagttttgatctTGATTGAAATGATGGGTACCAAAAACTTGCTTACGCTTAAAGGCCATATAGATTTGGCGGTGATATTAAACGTGTTTTGCAAATGAGTTTGTGTACTAGAAGATGGTTCAATTCATGGCTTTTATGGCTTCTGTATTGGGTTTTATCTGCAACTACTTGTTGTATGTTTTTGGATTAGTATTCAAATTCATATGCAGGTAataaagtttacatttttttgttctgggttattgttttttttttcaaggttttTACTTGTTTAAAACTgagagttttaatttttttttactcgtTTCTTTTTACAGATCTCTGGAAAATTATTGCAAGAAGGACTATGGTTCAAGGTACTTGGATATGGAGGATTTTAGAGAGGAGGAGGGTGGTGTTTGGTTAGAGAAAAGTGAGAGTGGCAATAAAGGCAATGGAGAAAGTGAAAATTCTATGTCTGCCATGGCTGCCACTAGTGCTAGTAAGTATGAGTTTATGATTGGGAAAGGTATTAGTGGCTTCGTGGAACAACCAAAAAGTATGAGCCTCAGTGTCCAAGAATTGTATCTGGGTTCAAAAGATTACACTGTTTGCAACAATACAGAAAACAAAGATATTGTAAAGGTTAATTTAGAAGAAGAGGTTGTCGGTTTAGATAAAACAGAGGACTCTGTTGAAAGCTTTGGTGTTGCAATGGTTTTAGAGAAAGCAGAGCAGAAAATGTTCACTGAACATGTGGTTTCTGAGAAGGGAGACATTGTTGGCTTAGAAATAATCAGTTTGTGTAAGGAAGACTCCGTGGATGAAGTTGAATCGGTTTCAGAAGATTGCTCACTAAGGTTTGGTTCAGAACCTGAGTCAACTAGTTCGAGTGGTGAATTGTCAATGAACAAGTACATAGTGGATTCAATTACCTATGAGTTTTTCGCCTATAGAAATGTTGATAAAGCATTGGAACCTGTAGGCCTTTTGGCCAATGATGCTGAAAAGGTGGTAGAAGATATTGAGGAAGAAAATGAGATTATTGAGGAAGAAAGTGagattattgaagaagaaagtgaGATTGTTGAAGAAATTTCAAGCTGTGAAATAAGTCTTTCTGATCCTGAAGAAACTGATGCCGATGATGATTCAAATGATTCTGATGAAGAATATATAGAATTCGAACCCCATTTCAAGAATTTAAGCAGCTTGGAAGCCAAAATTTTGTCTGGTGAAGTTGTGAACAAACATGAAGAGGAAGATTTAGTCCAAGATGAGAAGGAACCCGaaaataatttggaaaaaattgaaggaaCTAACTTGGGGGAGAAACCAACCAAATCGAATTCTGATGATCAAAATGACTTGGATTACATGTGGGAGCACGACGATGTAATAGAACAGCTGAAATTGGAACTCAGAAATGCAAGAACTGGTGGACTTCCCACtattttagaagaagaagagccaGAGTCTCCAACCATTGTTGAAGGTCTAAAGCCACTGAAGATCGATGTAAAGTTCGAGTTCAAAGATCGAATGGAAGAGATTCAAAAGGTCTACAAGAGCTATGCAGAAAAAATGCGAAAACTAGACATGTTGAATAGCCAGACCATGCATGCAATCGGTGAGTTTTTTAATTACTTATCTCTCATTTAATTTGAATTCTCATTTGTTAAAGCAGTAGTGTATGATTAAAACCAAATCTGAGGTTGCTAAACTTTGTTAGTGTGAGTGGCACGTCTGTTGACTTTCAATTTGCAGTGTTAGTGAACATATTTGTATTAGTATGCACTTTTTTAAAGGATTATACTCCAATTTCTTACCACAATATTCTGTTTTTGTTGATACTAACAGTAATAAAAAGAATTCTCTTCTATATACAGTTTCATGACATAAATTACATCTTTTTTTCCATTACTATAAACAGTTGAATATACTATTTGGTTGTACCATCTGATTCTGTTGAAGATTTTTTTCTAAAAGGATTctttaagagatttttttttttgatgaaagttTCTTTAAGAGAATTGTTTTACATGGTGGGTCTCCATCATATTTAAATTTGAGCTAATTATGGGCACTTAATCCTCTGATATCTTAAATTAAGAATGGTACAACTAATGGCAATCAATATCCAAGGTGTTTATTATCATATAACCGACCTTTCCCCTTCCCTTCATTACTACCAATACTTTAAAGGCATAAGAACATCAATAATGACTTTATACCCCACTTCCATTGCTCTTGTGGTTCTAAAGGTATCCAACACAGAGTAAGCCTGAAAAGTCGTATTGGACTGATAAGACAAGTTTCATGtcaaatatttgattaataaaagtgaaaacgaatgtttttattaatatttatgattagtttcctttcaaaaaaaaaaaaaaaatcaatttctttttgtttttgttttgaataacTTTACTGATCTGCTTTATGATCATCCATAGGATTTCTTCAGCTGAAAGACCCAGTTAAATCAAATTCAATGCTAAATTCTTCAGCCTCAGCTGCTAAGTCTCTTCCACATAACATATGGCTGCGTAAACAACGAAGGGTCACAGCTGATCCAATGCAGAAATTCACTGGAGAATTGCAAAGCAACTTGGAATTGGTTTATGTTGGACATGTTTGCCTTTCTTGGGAAATACTCCATTGGCAGTATGGGAAAGTCCAAGAACTTCAAAATTCCAATTCTCAAGGTTTTCAAAGGTATAATCAAGTTGCCGGTGAGTTTCAACTCTTTCAAGTACTCATGCATAGATTTATGGAGAACGAGCCATTTCAAGGTCCCAGAGTGCAAAACTATGTCAACAATCGATGTGTCCTTCGTAATCTTCTTCAAATTCCAGCCATCAGAGGTAATCAAAGTTATGAAGTGAACAATGACATTTCTCTAGAATTCTAAGTTGCACACTTTTTCTTGTATACCTACCatacttaaattttaattgttaataTAGGATATTcccttatataatatatatctaacaataaaagatgtaaaattAAGATTAGGTAGGTATAgtacattaaatataaaaaattgtatcttAGAATGATCCTGTCATTTGAGCACCTTGCATCTTCATAAAATAATGTATATTTGCATTGCTAGATGATTGCTTTAAGGAGAAGAAGGTAAGAAGAGATGAGGAGGAAGATGCAATTTCAAGCAGCATGTTAGCAAAGATCATTGAGGATTCACTGCGGGTCTTTTTGGAATTTGTTCGTGCTGATAAAGATGAAAAGAATGTGATCCTAAATAGTCCTCACCAAAATCATATCAATCTCCAACATGCTGCAGACTTAGAGGTTTTGATGAACACTCGATCTGATCTTCAAAAGGTTTGCTTACTTAGTTTCTATATAACTAATTGTTGGGACTTCTACTTTGGTTTGTATTTCAAAATGTTAAACCTTCTAATCTCATGTCTTGCAGAAGGAGAAAAAGCTCAGGGACATACTGAAAAGTGGAAATTGCATAGTAAAAAGGTTCCAAAAACATCAGAATAATGATCAGTTGGATCATTTGCAACTCGTTGCTCAGGTTGAACTGAAATTGGTTTCAAGAGTGCTAAATATGTCAAGATTAACAAGGGACCAATTAGCATGGTGTCATGGAAAACTAGACCAAATTAACATTGTTAACAGAAAGATTCACATGGAACCtacatttttactttttccatGCTGAAATGGCGTGCAGTGCCACGATTTTTCTTGAACTATGTACATTCAATGTTGGTTACAGGTTTATAGCAATAGATAAAAGAAAGCAGAATGGGATTAGATTTCCTTGATAGAGAAATTCTACGATACTGTATACATACAATAAATTGCTTATTTCACTAGTGAAGTTTTATAAACTTCCTTGATGGAGAAATTCTACGATACTGTATACATACAATAAATTGCTTATTTCACTAGTGAAGTTTTATAaactatttggatttttttttctattctttttgtcCCTTATATATGGATTTTGGATCAGTCTGATTCATCACTGATAACCCTTTGAAAGAGCAACGTTCCTTTGAtattatgggtttttttttggtgttaatTAATTTCTCAAAGAGTGGTAAAAGATTTTATAGGCATGACTCATGAGTCCCAAGCCCAGTTTGGCTACATGGTTCTCTGGCTACATGGTTAGATGACCAAAAAACAGTAGAACTTTAATATCTCTAGTATCATCTGCAGCAGAAGCTATAGCCCAGTGGGAGTACTAGAGAGCAACAAATGGTtccattaaaagaaagaaaaaagaaaaaacagaaaagtaaaacaaaaaagagagagagctacaAATGGGATCAACAATATTTAATGCATCCCCTTGCAAAATAATCCTAGTGAACCCCTCTCCTAGCTTTCTTATTTCTTGCGCTAACCGAAATCACCCGAATCTAGAAAGCTTTTgatttagattatttatttatattttgataaacaAGAATATCTAGATGTCTTTGAGTATTTGATTATTCTTTTGACTGTTTGTAGTCATTTTGTTCCACACATCCCAAGTTATTACATGGAAAAATCCCACTAGGGTGGCCCAAGATGCTTTGAGTTAGATTATGAGTCCATTCTGATAGTATCCcagataatttgataatttgagcTAGGGggcataaaatttaaatatagatCATTGTATCTGGATCACTGTTGCATATTGGGCACTCCATATCTTCAAATGCGAATCTCCTAGCCCAACTCAAAAGGTGTTGCACTTTCTTAATTATTGTAGTGCGTAGACCAACTTATAGGTTGGGTTCGGAATTCGGCCCATCTGTAATATTTAAGTACATGGActtttgcaagaaaaataaaattttcataaagtGCACATAACGTATTGGATATTCTATTTCTATACCAAGTTGAACAATAATGTTATTAGTTTTACCTTTAGAGagagaattcaaaatttttagattttagttgtTATTCCAtgcaatcattaaaaaattgttcaaagctcaaattaaaaacttaggTAATCTAattagaattattattttttgaaaaatataaaacttaatttaattagaattatTTTGTACTGAATTGTTTCATTCAAAAAGACAAATATAGAAGGTTTGCATCACTATATAGTGTTTACAAAAATCTAAAGTTGAAAAGGTTTTTAATGTGAGTTATTAATCAAGGTGTATTTTGAAATAGAGgtataattttaattagtttaaattgatatatttaaataaataaatgttaaaatgatgatatgaaaaaataatgtaaGCTTTCAAATACTTATGTAGGTAGACAAAGTTCGGCCTAGGTCGGGACTAGCCCAAGAGCCACAGACCCATTGTCTAGCCCACAAATATGGGGTGGAGCTAGGTTATCACATAAATGACTAGGTGACCACATTAAGACCTAAGTAGGCCGCACTTACTCGCCGAGGAAGGAAGATAATGCCTTAGGGATGTCCATCATCCGAGCACAAGATTTGATATCGAGTTCAAGTTATTAGGGAATCATTGTAGTGACAAAGTCATAGGACCCATTCCCTGAGGTGGGATTGGACACACTAAAATAGTAGCCTAGACCCTAAGAGCCACCCAGATATTGCAAATGGTGGGACCAACATTCGAGTGGAATCTTCTTATCATTGCAATTCCACTAACGAAAGAGTATATAGGCAAGAGACAGGTGAGAACTGGTGTTTAGAGCATTTTCAAGGGAGAGAAACATGAGTGAAGGAAAGATTATTAACTTGAATTTGGGAAGAAGTGATATAGCTCAGGACACCTAAGGGAT
This genomic stretch from Quercus lobata isolate SW786 chromosome 3, ValleyOak3.0 Primary Assembly, whole genome shotgun sequence harbors:
- the LOC115979278 gene encoding MATH and LRR domain-containing protein PFE0570w-like; this encodes MVQFMAFMASVLGFICNYLLYVFGLVFKFICRSLENYCKKDYGSRYLDMEDFREEEGGVWLEKSESGNKGNGESENSMSAMAATSASKYEFMIGKGISGFVEQPKSMSLSVQELYLGSKDYTVCNNTENKDIVKVNLEEEVVGLDKTEDSVESFGVAMVLEKAEQKMFTEHVVSEKGDIVGLEIISLCKEDSVDEVESVSEDCSLRFGSEPESTSSSGELSMNKYIVDSITYEFFAYRNVDKALEPVGLLANDAEKVVEDIEEENEIIEEESEIIEEESEIVEEISSCEISLSDPEETDADDDSNDSDEEYIEFEPHFKNLSSLEAKILSGEVVNKHEEEDLVQDEKEPENNLEKIEGTNLGEKPTKSNSDDQNDLDYMWEHDDVIEQLKLELRNARTGGLPTILEEEEPESPTIVEGLKPLKIDVKFEFKDRMEEIQKVYKSYAEKMRKLDMLNSQTMHAIGFLQLKDPVKSNSMLNSSASAAKSLPHNIWLRKQRRVTADPMQKFTGELQSNLELVYVGHVCLSWEILHWQYGKVQELQNSNSQGFQRYNQVAGEFQLFQVLMHRFMENEPFQGPRVQNYVNNRCVLRNLLQIPAIRDDCFKEKKVRRDEEEDAISSSMLAKIIEDSLRVFLEFVRADKDEKNVILNSPHQNHINLQHAADLEVLMNTRSDLQKKEKKLRDILKSGNCIVKRFQKHQNNDQLDHLQLVAQVELKLVSRVLNMSRLTRDQLAWCHGKLDQINIVNRKIHMEPTFLLFPC